In the Agrococcus beijingensis genome, CGCTGACATCACCGCCCGCGATGTGACGATGACCTTCCACAGCCGCGGCGTGTCCACGCCCGTGCTCGACCGTCTCTCCATCGACATCGAGGCGGGCAGCTTCGTCTCGCTGCTCGGCCCGTCCGGCTGCGGCAAGAGCACGCTGCTGAAGATCCTCGGCGGCATCCTCGCTCCGACCGGCGGCGACGTGCGCATCGGCGGCGTCGACGCCGAGCAGGCGGTCCGCGCCAAGGAGATCGGCCTCGTGCTGCAGCGGCCGGCGCTCATGCCGTGGAAGACGGCTCGCGAGAACGTCGCGATGCTGCGCTCGATCGCTCGCGGCGGGAAGGTCGGCGACGCCGCCATCGACGAGGCGCTCGAGATGGTGGGACTGACCCACGCGGCCGACAAGCTGCCCCACGAGCTCTCCGGCGGCATGGCGCAGCGGGTGTCGATCGCCCGGGCGCTCGCGATGGAGCCGTCGATCCTGCTCATGGACGAGCCCTTCGGTGCGCTCGACGCCATCACCCGCGACTCCATGAACGAGACGCTCGCCGAGATCTGGGCCGCGACGAAGAAGACCGTGGTGTTCGTCACCCACTCCATCTCGGAGGCAGTGTTCCTCTCGGACGCGATCTATGTGATGGGCGTCAACCCGGGCCGCATCATCGAGCGCATCGAGATCGACATCCCGCGACCGCGCGGCCCCGAGACCTTCGACCGCGCCGACTTCGGCGACTACGCCGCGCACCTGCGCGAGCTCCTCCACCCCGCGCCCAAGAAGGAGGTCGTCCGATGACCGCCACGATGCAGCTCGCCGTCACCGAGGCCCGCCAGATCGCTCGCCGACCCTCCCGAGCGAAGGCCGTCTGGCACAAGGCGTGGCCACCGCTGCTCGTGGTCGTCTTCGTCACGCTCGCCTGGGAGCTCGCGATCCCGCTGCTGGGCATCTCCACCTTCATCATCGCCGCGCCGAGCGCCATCGCGGCCGAGATGGTGATCGCTGCGCCGCTGCTGCTGCAGGCGACGTGGGTGACGACCCTCGAGATCTTCTGGGGCTTCCTCATCAGTGTCATCGTCGGCGTGGCGATCGCGCTGCTGGTCGTGCGCTACAAGTGGGTCGAGCGGGCGATCTACCCGCTCATCATCCTGTTCCAGACGGTGCCGAAGGTCGCGCTCGCCCCGATCTTCATCCTCTGGTTCGGCTACACCATGACGCCCAAGCTCGTGCTGATCGTGGTGATCGCGTTCTTCCCGATCACGATCAACATGGTGCTGGGGCTCAAGCGCACCGACGACGACCTGATCCTCCTGATGCGCTCGGTCGGCTCGAGCCGCACGCAGATCCTCACGAAGGTGCAGCTGCCCAACTCGCTGCCCTACCTCTTCGCCGGCACCCGCATCGCGATCACCCTCGCGGTCATCGGCGCGGTGGTCGCCGAGTTCGCCGGCTCCCAGGACGGCTTGGGCCACATGATCCAATTCGCTTCCACGCAACTGGACACCGCGCAGATGTTCGCCGCCCTCATCGTCGTCTCGCTGCTCGGCCTCGCCTTCTACTACGCGGTCGGTCTCGTCGAGCTGCTCATGCGCCGCCGCTTCCCCCACATCGCCACCGACGCGGTCTGATCGCGCCGCGCATCCGCCCCCTTCCTCACCAGTACCCCTCACCTCACCCCCACCCTCAGGAGCACACCCATGCGCACTCGCACCTCCTTCATCCCCGCGCTCGCAGCCGGCAGCGTCGCCGTGCTGGCGCTCGCCGCCTGCTCTGCCAACGCAGCGGCGCCCTCCTCATCGGGCGGCGCGCCGGCCGAGCTCGACACCGTCACGGTGCAGCTCGACTTCCAGCCGCGCGGCCTGCACTCGACCATGTTCGTCACCGACGAGAAGGGCTTCTTCGCCGAGGAGGGCATCGAGATCGAGCAGATCCTGCCCGGCACCAGCTCCGGCGACACGCTGCGCCTCGTCGGCTCGGGCCAGGGCGACTTCGGCATGGCCGACCTGCCGACGCTGGTCGTCGCGCAGAGCCAGGAGATCCCGGTGCAGGCGATCGGCGCGGTCAACCAGACCTCCCCGCTCGCGATGTGCACCCTCGCCGATGAGCACACGCTCGAGTCGCCCGCAGACCTCGAGGGCCTCACCGTCGGCGTGCAGGCGTCCGGCTCCACCTACGTCTTCTACAAGGCCCTCCTGGCGACCAACGGTGTCGACGCATCCGCCCTCACCGAGCTCACCGTGCAGCCGCCCTACGAGCAGTACCTGCTCACCGGCCAGGTCGACACCGTGCCCTGCTACGTCGACGCCGAGATCACGATCCTCGAGGAGCACGCCGGCGGCGAGGGCTCGCTCAGCGTGCTGCGCGGTCCGGAGTGGGGCTACGACGCCTACGGCACCGGCGTCTTCACCAGCGACCGCATGATCGCCGAGGACCCCGAGCTCGTGCAGCGCTTCATGAACGCGTACGTCAAGGGCCTGC is a window encoding:
- a CDS encoding ABC transporter permease; the encoded protein is MTATMQLAVTEARQIARRPSRAKAVWHKAWPPLLVVVFVTLAWELAIPLLGISTFIIAAPSAIAAEMVIAAPLLLQATWVTTLEIFWGFLISVIVGVAIALLVVRYKWVERAIYPLIILFQTVPKVALAPIFILWFGYTMTPKLVLIVVIAFFPITINMVLGLKRTDDDLILLMRSVGSSRTQILTKVQLPNSLPYLFAGTRIAITLAVIGAVVAEFAGSQDGLGHMIQFASTQLDTAQMFAALIVVSLLGLAFYYAVGLVELLMRRRFPHIATDAV
- a CDS encoding ABC transporter ATP-binding protein, which gives rise to MDSADITARDVTMTFHSRGVSTPVLDRLSIDIEAGSFVSLLGPSGCGKSTLLKILGGILAPTGGDVRIGGVDAEQAVRAKEIGLVLQRPALMPWKTARENVAMLRSIARGGKVGDAAIDEALEMVGLTHAADKLPHELSGGMAQRVSIARALAMEPSILLMDEPFGALDAITRDSMNETLAEIWAATKKTVVFVTHSISEAVFLSDAIYVMGVNPGRIIERIEIDIPRPRGPETFDRADFGDYAAHLRELLHPAPKKEVVR
- a CDS encoding ABC transporter substrate-binding protein; this translates as MRTRTSFIPALAAGSVAVLALAACSANAAAPSSSGGAPAELDTVTVQLDFQPRGLHSTMFVTDEKGFFAEEGIEIEQILPGTSSGDTLRLVGSGQGDFGMADLPTLVVAQSQEIPVQAIGAVNQTSPLAMCTLADEHTLESPADLEGLTVGVQASGSTYVFYKALLATNGVDASALTELTVQPPYEQYLLTGQVDTVPCYVDAEITILEEHAGGEGSLSVLRGPEWGYDAYGTGVFTSDRMIAEDPELVQRFMNAYVKGLQYVIDNPREAAEILAASAPDRAQNVDLYERQIQADIEETFTSVDGAGLAGMTDDTWAAMVEMLAAQGVIETSPAVEDLADASFVTQANEQ